The Papilio machaon chromosome 3, ilPapMach1.1, whole genome shotgun sequence genome window below encodes:
- the LOC106712243 gene encoding uncharacterized protein LOC106712243 isoform X2, which produces MRYLPYQMLCQVFQNLQVRVRGPHYTISNTEGRKQPYIEVRNSTYHGAGPREEARAMCSVKTHEVNATANATITRRLHGVVTSRELHSSIQRLEVIIFGQMQQVWSSLDALRVQLAGAGAGTAHTYPDRRTVSFRFKPNGI; this is translated from the exons ATGAGATATCTTCCTTATCAAATGTTGTGTCAAGTATTTCAAAATCTCCAAGTCCGAG TGCGTGGACCACACTACACTATTAGTAACACAGAGGGTCGCAAGCAGCCGTACATAGAGGTCCGCAATTCAACGTACCACGGCGCAGGACCGCGAGAAGAGGCGCGTGCCATGTGCTCAGTTAAGACCCACGAAGTCAACGCCACTGCCAACGCTACCATCACCAGGAGATTACATGGTGTTGTCACCTCCA GGGAACTACACTCTTCAATACAGCGGTTGGAGGTGATCATCTTCGGTCAGATGCAGCAGGTGTGGTCGAGCCTGGACGCGCTGCGGGTGCAGctggcgggcgcgggcgcgggcacAGCACACACGTACCCCGACCGAAGAACTGTATCTTTCAGATTTAAACCTAACGGAATATAA
- the LOC106712243 gene encoding uncharacterized protein LOC106712243 isoform X1 translates to MKTMFRIVVIFILISYVILTTVFAAPANLYLRGPHYTISNTEGRKQPYIEVRNSTYHGAGPREEARAMCSVKTHEVNATANATITRRLHGVVTSRELHSSIQRLEVIIFGQMQQVWSSLDALRVQLAGAGAGTAHTYPDRRTVSFRFKPNGI, encoded by the exons ATGAAAACAATGTTTAGAATTGtagtaattttcattttaatttcgtaTGTTATATTAACTACAGTTTTTGCCGCTCCCGCGAATTTGTACT TGCGTGGACCACACTACACTATTAGTAACACAGAGGGTCGCAAGCAGCCGTACATAGAGGTCCGCAATTCAACGTACCACGGCGCAGGACCGCGAGAAGAGGCGCGTGCCATGTGCTCAGTTAAGACCCACGAAGTCAACGCCACTGCCAACGCTACCATCACCAGGAGATTACATGGTGTTGTCACCTCCA GGGAACTACACTCTTCAATACAGCGGTTGGAGGTGATCATCTTCGGTCAGATGCAGCAGGTGTGGTCGAGCCTGGACGCGCTGCGGGTGCAGctggcgggcgcgggcgcgggcacAGCACACACGTACCCCGACCGAAGAACTGTATCTTTCAGATTTAAACCTAACGGAATATAA